In Rhizophagus irregularis chromosome 26, complete sequence, one genomic interval encodes:
- a CDS encoding uncharacterized protein (BUSCO:EOG092C4KTI) has product MKVVALISGGKDSCYNMMHCVANGHQIVALANLKPQSKSGKDELDSFLYQTVGHDAIEYYAECINLPLYRAEIMGSSLVQDADYQQTLGDETEDLYQLLKQVKEELPDIQAVSVGAILSNYQRVRVENICNRLGLTSLTYLWRRNQKELLGEMINAGINAIIIKVAAIGLKPSHLGKSIEQLYPYLCDLNEKYDVNICGEGGEYETFTLDCPLFVKRLVVEETETIVHSDDAFAAVAYLRLKRLIVKEKQANEITSNPIIMIPSWKDDIEDLMTSAEQSKLDNSMTNYATTVIEIDSLNEEGSSLKGRSDLFSLYSNPPYHYVSGTTAYDYPQEAQQFESIEEETQACMLNLQKRLHELDLSWSDVVNMNVFIKDMDEFGRMNAIYKKFFNINPPTRACVGSNLPFPIKIQIDLMAIKHVSKDESSKPRKTMHVQSMSYWAPANIGPYSQATIIKSHAFIAGQIGLIPSSLEFPLPETHETQTFLSLRNLENVTSVLGLNVKKRTTLCICFVIDENLFSFVQNAWNIFCKQHNENSENQMGPVLCLSVPSLPRRGKVEWQVLIHDETTNDDDENLLMEPKIWQDSLDSINSIIIKITTWYLSPILSSTITIKVEESVTLSQLLNGMINGLNKLFDQFSTLPHITNSIFWKNIGFIKIFYSEKTNINLGVYEKGIKLRIKENFPDTKAAITFVPVLAIMDNSVLGICVHGTF; this is encoded by the exons ATGAAAGTGGTTGCGTTAATCAGCGGAGGAAAGGATAGTTGTTATAACATGATGCACTGTGTTGCAAATGGGCATCAAATTGTTGCATTGGCAAATTTGAAACCACAATCAAAATCCGGAAAAG ATGAACTTGATAGTTTTCTATATCAAACCGTTGGTCATGATGCAATTGAATATTATGCTGAATGCATAAATCTTCCTCTTTATCGTGCTGAGATCATGGGTAGTTCTTTAGTTCAAGATGCTGACTATCAACAAACTTTAGGTGATGAGACTGAAGACTTATATCAATTATTGAAACAAGTGAAG GAAGAGCTTCCTGATATTCAAGCAGTATCTGTTGGCgcaattttatccaattatcAACGTGTTCGCGTTGAAAACAt ATGTAATCGTCTTGGACTAACGTCGCTTACATATCTTTGGCGAAGGAATCAAAAAGAACTGTTGGGAGAAATGATTAATGCCGGAATAAATGCAATTATAATCAAGGTAGCTGCGATAG GACTTAAACCTTCGCATCTTGGCAAATCAATTGAACAATTATATCCATATTTATGTGACCTG aACGAAAAGTATGATGTGAATATTTGTGGCGAAGGTGGTGAATATGAAACATTTACATTGGATTGTCCGTTATTTGTTAAACGACTCGTGGT AGAGGAAACGGAAACGATTGTACATTCTGACGATGCATTTGCTGCAGTTGCATATCTTCGTCTCAAACGTTTGatagtaaaagaaaaacaagCAAATGAGATTACATCAAATCCAATTATTATGATCCCATCATGGAAAGATGATATTGAAGATTTAATGACATCAGCTGAGCAGTCG aAGTTGGATAATAGTATGACAAATTATGCAACAACGGTAATTGAAATTGATAGCCTGAATGAAGAAGGTTCATCATTAAAGGGACGTTCtg atttattttctttgtattcAAATCCTCCCTACCATTATGTATCTGGAACAACTGCATATGATTATCCACAAGAAGCTCAACAATTTGAATCAATTGAAGAAGAAACTCAGGCATGCATGTTAAATCTTCAAA AAAGATTACATGAATTAGATCTAAGTTGGTCTGATGTTGTAAATATGAATGTATTTATTAAGGATATGGATGAATTTGGAAGAATGAATGcaatttacaagaaatttttcaatattaatccACCCACAAG ggCATGCGTAGGTAGTAATTTACCTTTTCCAATCAAGATTCAAATAGATTTGATGGCGATTAAACATGTATCTAAAGATGAATCTTCTAAACCAAGGAAAACTATGCACGTTCAAAGTATGTCTTATTGGGCTCCAGCGAATATTGGACCATACTCTCAAGCCACGATT ATAAAAAGTCATGCATTTATTGCAGGTCAAATTGGACTCATTCCATCATCACTTGAATTTCCTTTACCTGAAACACATGAAACGCAAACTTTTCTATCATTAAGGAACTTAGAAAACGTTACTTCGGTCTTGGGACTAAATGTGAAAAAAAGGACGACTTTATGTATTTGTTTTGTTATTGATgagaatttattttcttttgttcagAATGCGTGGAATATTTTCTGCAAACAACATAATGAGAATTCTGAA aATCAAATGGGACCTGTTCTTTGTCTTTCTGTTCCATCACTTCCTCGCAGAGGTAAAGTTGAATGGCAAGTTTTAATACATGATGAAACAAcgaatgatgatgatgagaaCCTTTTAATGGAACCTAAGATTTGGCAAG ATTCTTTGGATtctattaattcaataattataaagataacAACATGGTATTTAAGTCCAATTTTAAGTAGTACAATTACCATTAAAGTTGAAGAAA GTGTAACTTTATCACAGTTACTTAATGGAATGATTAATGGATTAAATAAGTTATTTGATCAATTCTCTACGTTACCGCACATTACTAATTctatattttggaaaaatattggatttatcaaaatattttattcagaaaagactaatattaatttaggcGTATATGAAAAAg gtaTTAAATTGAgaataaaggaaaattttccTGATACAAAAGCTGCAATAACATTTGTTCCCGTATTAGCTATAATGGATAATTCTGTATTAGGGATTTGTGTTCATGGAAcgttttaa